One stretch of Phocoena phocoena chromosome 10, mPhoPho1.1, whole genome shotgun sequence DNA includes these proteins:
- the CTDSPL gene encoding CTD small phosphatase-like protein, producing MDGPAIITQVTNPKEDEGRAPGAGEKASQCNVSLKKQRSRSILSSFFCCFRDYNVDAPPGSSPGVLPPLVEENGGLQKGDQRQIIPIPSPPAKYLLPEVTVLDYGKKCVVIDLDETLVHSSFKPISNADFIVPVEIDGTIHQVYVLKRPHVDEFLQRMGQLFECVLFTASLAKYADPVADLLDRWGVFRARLFRESCVFHRGNYVKDLSRLGRELSKVIIVDNSPASYIFHPENAVPVQSWFDDMTDTELLDLIPFFEGLSQEDDVYSMLHRLCSR from the exons CATCCCAGTGCAACGTCAGCCTGAAGAAGCAGAGGAGCCGCAGCATCCTCAGCTCCTTCTTCTGCTGCTTCCGTGATTACAATGTGGACGCTCCACCAGGCAGCAGCCCCGGTGTTCTTCCGCCGCTGGTTGAGGAGAACGGCGGGCTTCAGAAG ggTGACCAGAGGCAGATCATTCCCATACCAAGT CCACCAGCTAAATATCTCCTTCCAGAGGTGACGGTGCTTGACTATGGAAAGAAATGTGTGGTCATTGATTTAGATGAAACATTGGTGCACAGTTCATTTAAG cctATTAGTAATGCTGATTTTATTGTTCCTGTTGAAATCGATGGAACTATACATCAG GTGTATGTGCTGAAGCGGCCACACGTGGACGAGTTCCTCCAGAGGATGGGGCAGCTGTTTGAGTGTGTGCTCTTTACTGCCAGCTTGGCCAAG TACGCAGACCCTGTGGCTGACCTGCTGGACCGCTGGGGTGTGTTCCGGGCCCGGCTCTTCCGAGAATCATGTGTTTTCCATCGAGGGAACTATGTGAAAGACCTGAGTCGCCTTGGGCGGGAGCTGAGCAAAGTGATCATCGTGGACAATTCTCCTGCCTCGTACATCTTCCATCCTGAGAATGCA GTGCCTGTGCAGTCCTGGTTCGATGACATGACAGACACGGAGCTACTGGACCTCATCCCCTTCTTTGAGGGCCTGAGCCAGGAAGACGACGTGTACAGCATGCTGCACAGACTCTGCAGTAGGTAG